A stretch of the Acyrthosiphon pisum isolate AL4f chromosome A2, pea_aphid_22Mar2018_4r6ur, whole genome shotgun sequence genome encodes the following:
- the LOC103310688 gene encoding glucokinase has protein sequence MLSITSATRNFCHVLGHLSNFRRLTSNFTSNYLEMFRMRLNAEQVGRKFEVCDDELTVVARRMSDAMDAGLWRNGQPDTLATIRCWDTRVPRPSPPAATDTVVNKFLSLDLCHGDRFRTRLTTLLGAHDVRIRSREHPLTPSTLMTGKVANLFDHLVSGLAEFADEFHMRQAGVPLALTFGFPVWHAGALGGAASLCRWTKGFDCADAMSRDVAAEWRAAAARADVVVGPVVVLNDACVAMMHSAADRPDTRAALVVDDGCNCCYVSEFGRTVINTEWGAFGEDGALDHLLTEYDHRLDSRSQNPGKQIYEKMTSGMYMAELVREAVLEIVSNQAMFGGRTTTAMNTEYALKAKHLWLVESDKGPSYDGVRAVLNGVLNVTDPSDMDCELFRYACRCVTRRSANLIAAGLSAVLKRTGLPVTVVMDGSAFKTHSEYALTVGDKARQLTRQQTNFTLRTVDHTQGQDAWIVARMLATIPVNPA, from the exons TCGATCACTTCCGCTACCCGAAATTTTTGTCACGTTCTAGGCCACTTGAGCAACTTCCGGAGGCTTACGAGCAATTTTACGAGCAATTATTTAGAGATGTTCCGGATGCGACTAAACGCCGAGCAAGTTGGCCGGAAGTTCGAAGTGTGCGACGACGAGCTGACAGTTGTGGCACGCCGCATGTCGGACGCCATGGACGCGGGTTTGTGGCGCAACGGACAGCCGGACACGCTGGCCACAATAAGGTGCTGGGACACACGCGTACCGCGTCCGTCACCACCCGCGGCTACCGATACGGTCGTCAACAAGTTTTTGAGCCTGGATCTGTGCCACGGCGACAGGTTCCGCACGCGGTTGACGACCCTGCTAGGTGCGCATGACGTGCGGATCAGGTCGCGTGAGCACCCACTGACGCCCAGCACTCTGATGACCGGCAAGGTGGCCAATCTGTTCGACCACCTGGTTAGTGGACTGGCCGAGTTCGCTGACGAGTTTCACATGAGGCAGGCCGGGGTGCCACTGGCGTTGACGTTCGGGTTCCCAGTCTGGCATGCCGGGGCCCTGGGTGGTGCGGCCAGCCTGTGCCGGTGGACCAAGGGGTTCGACTGTGCGGACGCAATGAGTCGGGACGTGGCGGCCGAGTGGCGGGCGGCCGCGGCCCGGGCTGACGTGGTAGTGGGTCCTGTGGTCGTGCTCAACGACGCGTGTGTGGCCATGATGCACAGTGCAGCGGACAGGCCGGATACACGTGCCGCGCTCGTCGTGGACGACGGCTGCAACTGCTGTTACGTGTCAGAATTCGGCCGCACCGTCATCAACACCGAATGGGGTGCTTTCGGTGAGGACGGCGCGCTCGACCACCTGTTGACGGAGTATGACCATCGGCTCGACTCCCGATCCCAAAATCCCGGCAAGCAAATTTACGAAAAAATGACTTCAG GCATGTATATGGCCGAGTTGGTGCGTGAGGCGGTTTTGGAGATAGTCTCCAACCAGGCGATGTTTGGAGGTAGAACTACAACCGCCATGAACACAGAGTATGCGCTCAAAGCCAAACACTTGTGGCTGGTCGAGTCAGACAAAGGTCCGTCGTATGATGGCGTCCGGGCTGTCCTGAATGGGGTGCTGAATGTGACTGACCCGTCAGACATGGACTGCGAGCTGTTCCGGTACGCGTGCCGGTGCGTCACCAGACGGTCTGCAAACCTGATCGCTGCTGGGCTGTCAGCCGTGCTGAAACGGACCGGACTGCCTGTCACGGTGGTCATGGACGGGTCCGCGTTCAAGACGCACTCTGAGTACGCGCTCACAGTTGGTGACAAAGCGCGGCAGCTGACACGCCAACAGACAAATTTTACGTTGCGGACAGTCGATCACACGCAAGGCCAGGATGCGTGGATTGTGGCTAGGATGTTGGCCACAATCCCCGTGAATCCGGCATAA